In Nitrosomonas ureae, the sequence TGCCGATTTCTTTTCGCACCTTGATCAAGCCGCATCCATATTGAAAACACAAGCTGATTTAGAAGCGCAGCGATCTAATCTACTGGCTCAAGAAGCACTCAAGGGCCTGGAAGTATTTGGGGGTGTTTCCGGTGGTTTTCAGAAAAGCCCCTACGCACGCGAGCCATTTGGACACTTCTTTGATCCTATGGCGCGCATTGGCTTGCGTTATCCTTTGCTGGGGAGCGCGGAACGACAGCAACGTGCCATTGAAGACGCAGCGGCACAGGTAAGAATTGAAACTATTCGGTTAGACTGGAGCCGCCGGCTGGCAGCACTTTTTCTAGAAGAAAACTACGCCGCCTATTGGAGTGCGCAAAAGATCCTGACACTGACGGATAACTACCTGCATTTGCGTAATGAAGGCGTTGAGAATTTACTACGCAAGCGGCAAGAAGCAGGATTATTGTTCAAATCAGATTACTTCGAATTTCTTTCCGCTTTTGAGCGGGCACAACGCACTCAGGTGGAATTTTACAACAACAGTAATCAAGCGTTAATGCGATTAGCGCACTTGACCAATACAACGGTAATGCCCTTTACGCCGATCAAGCCACCCTTGGGCAAGATTGCGGATACCCTTCCGAACGAAGTTGATCAGCTGGATCTGCGAATACTACAAACGCAAATAGATAATCTGCAAAATATCCGTGATACTCAAAATTGGCAAGGAATAGAATCCGATGTATCAGTAACAGGTTTCGGAGGGCCGGCAATTCCTCATCCATCACCGCCTGACGGGATGCAATGGGGTTATGGCGGAGCAGTGGGTTTTAATTTCAGAATGCCGCTGGAAATTGTGAGCTACCGGAAAAACGAACAATCCCGATTAAACAGTCAATTAATCAGCCTGCGTGCGGATTACACACGGCGGGGTCAGGAGTTGCAACACGAATTCCACGCGCTGCTGAGTAGCTTTCAACAATTGACTCAGCAAATCAATTTTCAGCGCACGCGCCTTGAGGCTGCGCAAGAACTGCTGCGGGAAAGATATCTGCGTCTGCAAGTGCTGGATGGCGATGTAGTGGAGCAATACCTGCAGGCACTGAATACCTATTATCGGGTCGCAGTAGAAAATATCGAAGCAGAGTCCGAACATTGGAAGCTTCACATCAGATTGCGTCAATTTATTTTATTACCGAGTATGCCGGGAGAAGACAGTTACCCGGAAACTGACATCGCTTCATTGAGTAGTCCGTTGCAGCAAGCAAAAAAATTTCTAACCAATGGAGGTAACGTCACTTTAAAACAAAGTGACGAACTTATCACACCCGTAAGCACACAATTCATTTCCGGTCAACTGGCTGTTTACGTGTGGAATTTTGATGAATTAATAACACAAACCGGATTATGGAATAAGAAAGAAACTCATGCAATTAATCGGTTTCTGGTATCTCTTGATGCACAGCAAATTTCACTGGTCGCAGATAATCCCCAAAGCGTGCACAATTTTTTGCATGACGCTCATCATCGCAAGAAAAAGATTGAATTACTATTAGGTGACCCGTCTTGGATTTTGCCCGAATATCGCCATCATTTAATACAAATTATCCACAAACTGAAAGCCGTAAGTTTCGATGGATTGCATCTTGATATTGAACCGGATCAACTGGAATCGGAGCTGGCTGGAAAAGCAAGACTAGAAGAATTTATCGAAACAATCCGACAAGTAGCGGCAATTTCTCCATGGCCTATAGGCATCAGCATTCATCCGCGTTATTTAACCCAGGACTCATCATTTGGTTTATGTGTTCTTTGTGAATTAAGCCAGATCGGAATCAAAGAAATTACAGTGATGTATTACACCATGAACATACAGGCTATTGTCACCGCGCTCAAATCGGCTATGCAACAACATCGGACGCTGGTGTTCAGTCTTGCGCAAAGCTTGGAAAAGGAATTAGGTTCCGAAAATAGTTATGCGCATAAACCGCGACACCATTTCATTAATGCAATGCAGCACCTTCAAGATCAACTTCAAAGCTCAAACTTTGGCGGCCTCATTATTCAATCATGGCTAGACTGGGAACATTACCTTCATGAAAATCCGCTTTAATCAGCCCGAAAATAAAACCCCTAACATCGACCGAGGACTACGCGTTCACTATAGTGAAGCAAAGCGCCCTGGCAGACCTTGGCGCTGGTATTCGATCGTTGCGATTTCGAGTCTCCCGATCATTTATTTGTTGGGAATCATTGTATGGGAAACCATTGCAATTGAAGCGAGCGGACGCATTAGAGTCAATAATTTTTCAGTTCGCACCGCTGTTGACGGGTATGTTCAGCAGATATTTGTCGAGCCCATGCAAGCAATTTCCGAGGGCAATCAATTGGCTGAGCTGACCAACACTCCATTACTTGATAGCCATGACCGGTTACACATTGAACTGGATGCTCTAAAAAAAGAACAACAGAAAATGTCGGTACAAGCCAAGCAGTCAACATCGAATTCGGCGCAATTATTAAGATATGCGCAAGAGCACAAGACTTTTTCATACAATCGCTTGCAGCATTATGAAACATTGTTTAAGCAGGGAGCTGCCACTCAAGCGGAAATTTCTTCGGCCAAAAATCAGTATCAGAGAGCACTTGAAAATATCGTGACACTTGAGAAAGCTGAACGTCAGGAACAGGATCAATCCTCTGAAATGCGCAGGATTTTAAACCAGATTAGCCAAATGCAACTCGAGTTTGAAAAGATTCAAGATCAGCTGCAGCAGCTAAGCCTTGTGGCACCTGCAGGAAATGGAATAGTTACCGAAGTGTTCGTGCAGCCCGGAGAATACTTGAGTCGCGGACAGGCACTACTTGAAATTATTTTTCCTGAGAAAGTTCACGTCGATGCCTTCATCCCGCCCAAATACCAGAATTATGCGATAGAAGGTCAAATTGTAACTGTGAAATTTCCCAATGGAGAAAAAACAAAGGCAAAAATAATTTCCGTCCCGGGTGTTACGCAAAAAACACTGACCGAAGAAGTGAATCCCCTTGAACCGGTGCGCACCGCAATATTAGCTCAATTAGAATTTATTGAGCAGGTTAACAACCGGTTAATCAATGGAATGCCAGTAACAATTTATTTCTAATAAAGCACCCCGCCGCAAGCGGCGAGGAATTAAATTCGGCGGAGATTAAATCAGAAAAATGCAAACATAAATCCTCCTGCCCACTGCTAAGCAGACAATTTCCCGTTCAACAACTCCAGCACTGCGCCTGATCCGGCGTGACGAATACGCGCAATCCCGCCATTGCTGATTTTGATGCGATATAAACCGGATGTAGGCGCCTGGATTGTTTTTGCAACCAATGCGCGCATCACACCCGCATGCGCCACGATCAGAATATGGTGACCGGAATAGCGCTCGATAGCTGCTTCATAGGCTGAATTAACCCGTTGAACAAAATCGTCGAGAGGTTCAGCACCTTTCGGTCGCGCATTCACAGGATTGTTCAAGAAGGCTTGGTATTCGGATGCCCGCCCAATTTTAACTTCAACATGGCTCAATCCTTCCCATTCACCAAATCCCACCTCCTTAAAGCGCGGTTCGACGGAGACGTCAATGCCATAACGTTCCCCTAAAGCACAGGCAAATGCCTGGCAGCGTTGCAGCGGAGAAGTAATAATATGCTGCCACTGATTGTATTCACCCACTGCGTGCCACATTTGCGACCATCCTTTCTCGCTCAGAAGATCATCCACGCCATGCCCGCGATAGCGGCGTCCGCCGACAGGCTCACCGTGACGGATCAAATCAATTAGAGTTTCAGTCATAAAGAATGTTGGCAGGAAAAATCGGTTGCAGTAGTTTAACTGATTTATTTTGTAGGAAAAGCAAGATTGGAAAATTGCTCCAATCGCTTTGAATTTATTGAGAATGTTTAATACTTACAGTTCTATCAATAAGTTTTCGCCGTTCGGTAATTTTCTTTTTATCGATGCGGCATCTAATAGTTTCCCACCTTAATATTCGATCCACCGGTTTTCTTAACCACTTCCAACGCGATATCGACATATTCGGTAAACTCCAGCGCATCTTCTTCCGCAATGGGGGTTGTCAGAACAAAATCAGCATGTTTGCGCGCTTCATTCTTTCTACCGATGTCAAACAACAATTCAGCATAAAAGGCACGGGTAATGATGTCCTGCGGAAACAGCTCGTGGGCTCGTTTGAGATGTGCGAGCGCTTTTTGGTTGCTACCAAAGCTGATCGGAAACCTTGGCAGTTTATGGTAAATACGGCCCAATGCGCGATGAGCGCCGGCATTCTCATATCTTTCATCAAGTTCGACTACTTTTAAAAGCAAATCCTGCATCGGCTGAAGCATTCTCAGTGCATTGAGCATACCGCTATCTTCAGCGATTTTTCCCATCGCAGCAGCCTTCCAGAACAGTCCGCGCACATCATTGGCATTCAACTCCAGTGCCTGATCAGCCATTGCAATACTGCGTTCAAACAACTGTATCCGTTGATGTTTATCGAGTTCGAGCTGAGCGCGCATAAATTTCAATCGGGCAAGCTCCGCCAGCGCAGCCGATTCTTGGGAATTTCCCGCTAAATCGCGAAACCAGTCTATAGTTTCCAGCAACAGCGGGGTATCAATGGCATACTTCCATGCCGCCAGTTCAATTCTCTGCTGATTTTCCGGAGTTAACACAGTGGGCGCAATGCGGTACGCCAGTACCGATGATGTCAAACAAATCAGTGCAGCCATGCCGCATGTAAAAAGGATAAATCCTTTTCCCAATTGCCTTAAGTTTGATTTTATGAAAACACGCATGTTAAATCCTTTTTATAAGCTGTTTCTTTGATCAGTCTGACAAAATAAAATATCGTTATTCAGGGTACGCACGAAATAGAAGCATAGCGCTATTTGGAATAAATTCAAATCATAAATAATAAGGGAATTTACGCCTTTTTAAACAATCCGCTACTGCAGAAACTGAAACGGAAATGAGAATGAAGTATAGCTCCCTTCCATTCTGGAAATCGTATAGCCAGCCACTAAGACAACTAATCCATGCCAGGATTCCGATAGCCTGTATCAGGCTTAATCATTTCATTCACCCGATGCGTTTGTCACGAAACAAATGGCATATTTCTGAATCCCTCATTTCCTTGCAACTTATTACAATGAAATGACATTTTATGTCGATTTATCCCGCCTTGCAGCGAATAAACTTATACTCCATTTCGTTCTACTACGCTTTCTAGGATAATATACAAATTTTGATCACGATCTATCTTTCCAATCCTCATTTTCTAATGCTGCAAGGCAGGCATGTAAATAATGCAACACCCATACTCTTTACCTAAGCCCGGTACCGTATCCCGTTATGCTGCTTTGGATGGTTCCAGCGATGCATTATTCCTGGCGCAATTAGCGCAACAGGCTAAGCCGGTCACGATCATTACCGCTCATGCACTCGATGCGCAAAGATTATTGGAAGAAATTCCATTCTTTGCTCCCGAATTAAGAACGCACTTACTACCGGATTGGGAAACACTGCCTTACGATGTATTCTCACCCCATCACGATCTCGTCTCAGAACGGCTGGCAACACTCTATCAAGTGATGAACGGCGCATGCGATGTGTTGATTGCACCGTTGACCACGGCACTCTATCGCATGCTGCCACGCGAATATCTGGCGGCGCATACTTTCTTCCTCAAGCAAGGCGAAACGCTGGATGTATCGGGATTACGCAGTCAATTGACATTGGCGGGTTACTCGCACGTTACGCAGGTTTTCTCACCCGGCGAATACAGCGTGCGCGGCGGTCTGATCGATTTGTTCCCGATGGGCAGCCCACTGCCCTACCGTATCGATTTAATGGATAAAGAAATCGACACCATCCGCACATTCGATGTAGATACGCAACGCAGTATTTATCCAGTCAAGGAAGTACGCCTGCTACCCGCGCGTGAATTTCCACTGGACGAAGCGGGACGCACCTGCTTCCGGGGTAATTTCCGCGATAAATTCGAGGGTGATCCGTCAAAAAAACAAATTTACAAGGACATCAGCAAAGGCCTGACACCTGCAGGCATCGAGTATTATTTACCTTTGTTTTTCGATCGGACGGCTACGCTATTTGATTATTTGCCCGAAAATACCCTGCTTTGCCTGCATCACGATATACGTCCGGTGATCGAGGAATTCTGGCGCGATACGCAATCCCGTTTTCAATTACTACGTGGCGACCTGGATCGGCCGTTGCTACCGCCGCTGGAATTATTTCTATCCGGCGATAGCTTCTTCGGCACATTAAAACCTTATGCGCGCATTGAAATTTTGTCCTCTGCGCAAGACTCGAAACTGACCGCCCCCAAGAACACTCTCCCGCTGCCTTCGATTCAAGTCAATCGGCACGCCGAGAATCCGCTGGAAAAACTGGCTATATTTCTTGCTCATTTTTCCCAATCCGGTGGGCGCGTTCTGCTGCTGGCGGAAAGCATGGGACGGCGCGAGCTCATTACCGAGTATCTGCACCAATACGGTCTGCATCCGGACAATTGTGAAGATTATGCCCAGTTCTTAGGCAGCTCGTCATCCTTTATGATCAGTATCTCACCGTTACATAGCGGTTTCATACACGAGCCCGCGCAATGGGCTTTCATCACCGAAGGCGAGCTGTATGCAACGCATGTCCACGGACGGCGCGAGCGCGAATCGCGCAAAACCACATCCACCGACAACATTCTGCGCGATTTATCGGAAATCAAGCCGGGCGATCCGGTCGTCCACGAGCAGCATGGCATTGGCCGTTATCTCGGTTTGATCAGCATGGATGTCGGCGAAGGCGAGCCTGGCGAGCTCAGTGAATTTTTGTCACTGGAATACGAAGGCGGCGACAAACTGTATGTGCCTGTTTCACAGCTCTATCTGATCGGGCGCTACAGCGGTGCAGCGCCCGAATCCGCGCCGCTGCATAAACTAGGTAGCGGCCAATGGGACAAAGCCAAGCGCAAGGCGATGCAGCAGGTGCGCGATACCGCTGCGGAATTATTGAACTTATACGCGCAACGGGCCGCACGCGAAGGACATACCTTTACACTCAAGCAACACGACTACGACGCTTTCGCGGAAGGATTCGGCTTTGAGGAAACTGCTGATCAAGCGGCAGCGATTAAAGCGGTGATCAAAGATCTGACATCCGGAAAACCGATGGACCGGTTGATCTGCGGCGATGTGGGTTTCGGCAAAACCGAGGTAGCGTTGCGCGCTGCGTTCATTGCAGTCGCCGATGGCAAACAAGTAGCGGTTCTGGTTCCCACCACGTTGCTGGCGGAACAGCATTTTCAGAATTTCTCCGACCGCTTCGGTCTGATCGCCGATCAATGGCCGGTCAGAATCGCCGAATTGTCGCGCTTTCGCTCCGCCAAGGAGCAAACCCAGGCAATTGCCGCCCTGGCCAAAGGCGAAATCGACATCATTATTGGCACGCACAAATTGATTCAAAAAGACGTGCATTTCAAGAATTTGGGCCTGGTCATTATCGATGAGGAACACCGTTTCGGCGTGCGGCAAAAAGAACAACTGAAAAAAATGCGCGCTGAAGTTGATGTATTGACGCTCACCGCCACGCCGATCCCGCGTACGCTGGCGATGTCGCTGGAAGGGTTGCGCGATTTTTCCATCATCGCCACCGCACCGCAGCGCCGCTTGGCCATTCGCACGTTTGTCAGCGGATTCTCAATGGGCATCATCCGCGAAGCGTGTTTGCGCGAACTCAAACGCGGCGGGCAGATTTATTTCCTGCACAACGAAGTCAACACGATTCAATTGATGCTTGAGAAACTGACGGGTTTGCTGCCCGAAGCACGCATTAACATCGCCCACGGGCAAATGCCGGAACGTGAACTGGAACATGTCATGCGCGATTTCTACCAGCAGCGCTTCAACATCCTGCTGTGCACCACGATTATAGAAACCGGCATCGACATCCCGAGCGCCAACACCATCGTCATCAACAATGCGCACAAATTCGGCCTGGCGCAACTGCATCAACTGCGCGGCCGGGTCGGGCGCTCGCACCATCAAGCCTATGCTTATCTGCTGACTCCTCCGGAAGAAGCGCTCGGCGCGCAAGCCAAGAAACGTCTGGAAGCGATACAGGCGATGGAAGAACTCGGCTCCGGGTTTTATCTCGCCATGCACGACCTGGAAATCCGCGGCGCCGGTGCAGTCTTGAGCGAATCGCAAAGCGGTGAAATGCAGGAAATCGGCTTCAGCCTGTACAGCTCGATGCTGGATTCTGCCATCCAATCTTTAAAACAAGGCAAAGAACCCGATATGCAGCACCCATTGGGCGTCGCTACCGAAATCAACCTGCATGTACCCGCGCTGCTGCCGGACGACTATTGCCACGATATCCACGAACGACTGGTGCTGTACAAACGCATGGCCAACTGCGCCGATAACGAGCAGCTCGACGACATGCAACGCGAACTGATCGATCGCTTCGGCCTGCTGCCCAACCCGGCCCGCGCCCTGCTCGACTGCCACCGTCTGCGCATCGCCGCCAAACCGCTCGGCATCACACGCATCGATGCCAGTGCAGAAAGCATCCAAATCCAGTTTATCCCCAACCCACCGATCGATCCGGTAAAAATTATCCAACTGATCCAAAGCAGCCGCGAATACTCGCTCTCCGGCCCTGATCGCTTGAAAATTCAGGTGCAGATTGAGGATGTGAATAAGCGGGTAATGCGGATTAGGGAGTTGATACAGAAGTTGGGGGTGAATGATTGAGAATAGCTTTTTCCGACGGCTTATGAATTCGTTGACGTGTATCATATTGAAAAACGAAGTGATGCTTTTTTATAAGATGGGAGGGGTTAGCATGATGACTCCAAATATAAATTTAATTTTTGACGCATTAGATTGCGTCGTTTCGGATGTTTAATTTCTATTTAGGCCAAGAGAATTTATGTCTGATCACTGGGCAAAGCATCACTACCTCGACGCATCAGCGTTAGTTAAGGTTATCGTCGATGAAGAAGATCATGAACCGGTCCGTTCCTTCTTTTTTGCAAATACAAATCTCGGGTCTACTTCTTTGTGTGTAATGGAGGCACTAGGTGTATTGAAGGCAAAGTGGACTCATGGACGCATTTCTGAAGACACTTATTTCAACTCATCACGACAGCTAGTTCAGTACGCGTCTAGCAAGAAAATCGAAGTAGAAGATATTGGTCTGTTTTCGTTCCAGGGGTTAAAGGCCGTGCAAGCACGAGCTAAGAAGCACAGTCTTGACTTATCCGATGCGCTTCAGCTCGAAACAATCCTTCAAGGCAAGTATGCTCATCTGGGACCAAACTCTGCATCAGTTCTGATAACCGCCGATGCCCGTCTTGCTGCAGCAGCCATCACGGAAGGTATTCGCGTTTGGAACTGCATCAAGGATTCTCAACCAACATGGATCTAACGCAGATAGCCCGGTAAGCTGGGGTGAGTCCACGAACCCCAACATTAAATATAGGCATCGGGCATGAAAAAATGAACAACCATGCGATACAAGCGTGGCGATGTAAAAACCGGAATCTATTTCTTCACGGTCAATCTTGTGCAACGTCACCTGCGTTTGTTATTGGATCATGTGGAAATTTTGCGCGCGGCTGTCAAAACGGTGAAGCAGCGGCATCCTTTTCATATCGATGCCTTTGTCGTGTTGCCGGATCATTTGC encodes:
- a CDS encoding HlyD family secretion protein — its product is MKIRFNQPENKTPNIDRGLRVHYSEAKRPGRPWRWYSIVAISSLPIIYLLGIIVWETIAIEASGRIRVNNFSVRTAVDGYVQQIFVEPMQAISEGNQLAELTNTPLLDSHDRLHIELDALKKEQQKMSVQAKQSTSNSAQLLRYAQEHKTFSYNRLQHYETLFKQGAATQAEISSAKNQYQRALENIVTLEKAERQEQDQSSEMRRILNQISQMQLEFEKIQDQLQQLSLVAPAGNGIVTEVFVQPGEYLSRGQALLEIIFPEKVHVDAFIPPKYQNYAIEGQIVTVKFPNGEKTKAKIISVPGVTQKTLTEEVNPLEPVRTAILAQLEFIEQVNNRLINGMPVTIYF
- a CDS encoding TolC family protein — its product is MGPKKGEAVIVRCLFLLALMILLSSSTLAESRTLADFFSHLDQAASILKTQADLEAQRSNLLAQEALKGLEVFGGVSGGFQKSPYAREPFGHFFDPMARIGLRYPLLGSAERQQRAIEDAAAQVRIETIRLDWSRRLAALFLEENYAAYWSAQKILTLTDNYLHLRNEGVENLLRKRQEAGLLFKSDYFEFLSAFERAQRTQVEFYNNSNQALMRLAHLTNTTVMPFTPIKPPLGKIADTLPNEVDQLDLRILQTQIDNLQNIRDTQNWQGIESDVSVTGFGGPAIPHPSPPDGMQWGYGGAVGFNFRMPLEIVSYRKNEQSRLNSQLISLRADYTRRGQELQHEFHALLSSFQQLTQQINFQRTRLEAAQELLRERYLRLQVLDGDVVEQYLQALNTYYRVAVENIEAESEHWKLHIRLRQFILLPSMPGEDSYPETDIASLSSPLQQAKKFLTNGGNVTLKQSDELITPVSTQFISGQLAVYVWNFDELITQTGLWNKKETHAINRFLVSLDAQQISLVADNPQSVHNFLHDAHHRKKKIELLLGDPSWILPEYRHHLIQIIHKLKAVSFDGLHLDIEPDQLESELAGKARLEEFIETIRQVAAISPWPIGISIHPRYLTQDSSFGLCVLCELSQIGIKEITVMYYTMNIQAIVTALKSAMQQHRTLVFSLAQSLEKELGSENSYAHKPRHHFINAMQHLQDQLQSSNFGGLIIQSWLDWEHYLHENPL
- the mfd gene encoding transcription-repair coupling factor; amino-acid sequence: MQHPYSLPKPGTVSRYAALDGSSDALFLAQLAQQAKPVTIITAHALDAQRLLEEIPFFAPELRTHLLPDWETLPYDVFSPHHDLVSERLATLYQVMNGACDVLIAPLTTALYRMLPREYLAAHTFFLKQGETLDVSGLRSQLTLAGYSHVTQVFSPGEYSVRGGLIDLFPMGSPLPYRIDLMDKEIDTIRTFDVDTQRSIYPVKEVRLLPAREFPLDEAGRTCFRGNFRDKFEGDPSKKQIYKDISKGLTPAGIEYYLPLFFDRTATLFDYLPENTLLCLHHDIRPVIEEFWRDTQSRFQLLRGDLDRPLLPPLELFLSGDSFFGTLKPYARIEILSSAQDSKLTAPKNTLPLPSIQVNRHAENPLEKLAIFLAHFSQSGGRVLLLAESMGRRELITEYLHQYGLHPDNCEDYAQFLGSSSSFMISISPLHSGFIHEPAQWAFITEGELYATHVHGRRERESRKTTSTDNILRDLSEIKPGDPVVHEQHGIGRYLGLISMDVGEGEPGELSEFLSLEYEGGDKLYVPVSQLYLIGRYSGAAPESAPLHKLGSGQWDKAKRKAMQQVRDTAAELLNLYAQRAAREGHTFTLKQHDYDAFAEGFGFEETADQAAAIKAVIKDLTSGKPMDRLICGDVGFGKTEVALRAAFIAVADGKQVAVLVPTTLLAEQHFQNFSDRFGLIADQWPVRIAELSRFRSAKEQTQAIAALAKGEIDIIIGTHKLIQKDVHFKNLGLVIIDEEHRFGVRQKEQLKKMRAEVDVLTLTATPIPRTLAMSLEGLRDFSIIATAPQRRLAIRTFVSGFSMGIIREACLRELKRGGQIYFLHNEVNTIQLMLEKLTGLLPEARINIAHGQMPERELEHVMRDFYQQRFNILLCTTIIETGIDIPSANTIVINNAHKFGLAQLHQLRGRVGRSHHQAYAYLLTPPEEALGAQAKKRLEAIQAMEELGSGFYLAMHDLEIRGAGAVLSESQSGEMQEIGFSLYSSMLDSAIQSLKQGKEPDMQHPLGVATEINLHVPALLPDDYCHDIHERLVLYKRMANCADNEQLDDMQRELIDRFGLLPNPARALLDCHRLRIAAKPLGITRIDASAESIQIQFIPNPPIDPVKIIQLIQSSREYSLSGPDRLKIQVQIEDVNKRVMRIRELIQKLGVND
- a CDS encoding TRAP transporter TatT component family protein — its product is MRVFIKSNLRQLGKGFILFTCGMAALICLTSSVLAYRIAPTVLTPENQQRIELAAWKYAIDTPLLLETIDWFRDLAGNSQESAALAELARLKFMRAQLELDKHQRIQLFERSIAMADQALELNANDVRGLFWKAAAMGKIAEDSGMLNALRMLQPMQDLLLKVVELDERYENAGAHRALGRIYHKLPRFPISFGSNQKALAHLKRAHELFPQDIITRAFYAELLFDIGRKNEARKHADFVLTTPIAEEDALEFTEYVDIALEVVKKTGGSNIKVGNY
- a CDS encoding histidine phosphatase family protein; this encodes MTETLIDLIRHGEPVGGRRYRGHGVDDLLSEKGWSQMWHAVGEYNQWQHIITSPLQRCQAFACALGERYGIDVSVEPRFKEVGFGEWEGLSHVEVKIGRASEYQAFLNNPVNARPKGAEPLDDFVQRVNSAYEAAIERYSGHHILIVAHAGVMRALVAKTIQAPTSGLYRIKISNGGIARIRHAGSGAVLELLNGKLSA
- a CDS encoding REP-associated tyrosine transposase, which gives rise to MRYKRGDVKTGIYFFTVNLVQRHLRLLLDHVEILRAAVKTVKQRHPFHIDAFVVLPDHLHAIWTLPSDDADFSIRWMLIKSGFSRHITMNERRNASRISKGERGIWHQPVLGAFDS
- a CDS encoding PIN domain-containing protein, translated to MSDHWAKHHYLDASALVKVIVDEEDHEPVRSFFFANTNLGSTSLCVMEALGVLKAKWTHGRISEDTYFNSSRQLVQYASSKKIEVEDIGLFSFQGLKAVQARAKKHSLDLSDALQLETILQGKYAHLGPNSASVLITADARLAAAAITEGIRVWNCIKDSQPTWI